A genomic segment from Gilvibacter sp. SZ-19 encodes:
- a CDS encoding GSCFA domain-containing protein, which produces MNRSTTISLTPQSPSVDHNHNSLFLGSCFAVNMAQKFEHYALAQSVNPFGVIFNPVALETLVLRALDEREFTASNLDKREDIWFCYEAHTSLSGLNQDEVLNRLNEALSDLKLALSSAKHLILTLGTARAYRLKQTDRIVANCHKQPSDRFSKEMLSPAQIEASARNLSEAIKKVNPELTIIYTVSPVRHIKDGIVSNGQSKAHLLSGVHAYIATDANAHYFPAYELMMDELRDYRYYSADLIHPNQLAIDHIWERFSQVWLSPQTQELNMTIGKLRAAMNHRSQFPGSKADSDFKRNLQERLSAFKTAHPHIKL; this is translated from the coding sequence GTGAATCGGAGTACGACCATATCGCTAACTCCGCAATCTCCTTCGGTAGATCACAACCATAACAGTCTATTTCTAGGCTCCTGCTTTGCAGTCAATATGGCTCAAAAGTTTGAGCACTATGCTTTAGCGCAGTCGGTGAATCCTTTTGGAGTTATATTTAATCCTGTAGCACTAGAAACCTTGGTGTTGCGAGCCTTGGATGAGCGAGAATTTACGGCTTCTAATCTAGACAAACGCGAGGATATTTGGTTTTGTTATGAGGCGCATACCAGCCTAAGTGGCTTGAACCAAGATGAGGTCTTGAACCGATTGAATGAAGCACTGTCTGATTTAAAGTTGGCCTTAAGCAGTGCGAAGCATCTTATACTTACCTTAGGTACAGCTAGGGCTTACCGTCTTAAGCAAACCGATAGAATTGTGGCGAACTGTCACAAACAGCCAAGCGACAGATTCAGCAAAGAAATGTTGTCTCCGGCGCAGATAGAAGCAAGCGCAAGGAATCTATCCGAAGCAATAAAAAAAGTCAACCCTGAGCTTACAATAATATACACAGTATCGCCTGTGCGTCATATTAAAGACGGGATTGTGTCCAATGGGCAAAGCAAGGCTCATTTGTTAAGCGGTGTTCATGCTTATATTGCTACTGATGCCAATGCACATTATTTCCCGGCTTATGAGCTAATGATGGACGAGTTGCGCGATTATCGTTATTACAGTGCAGATCTGATCCATCCCAATCAGCTAGCCATTGACCATATATGGGAACGATTTTCTCAGGTCTGGCTTAGCCCTCAGACGCAGGAGCTCAACATGACCATTGGAAAACTCCGAGCTGCGATGAATCACCGCTCACAGTTCCCGGGAAGCAAGGCAGATTCAGACTTTAAACGCAATCTACAAGAGCGTTTGTCTGCCTTTAAAACAGCGCATCCACACATCAAACTGTAA